The sequence CAGCATAAGCAGAAAGAGAAATATAATTGATTTGTATTTCATAATATCTTCGTTAATTTATATTTTCGGTACTGAATATAACATTTTAGGAAAACAAATGGGCAGAAAAAAATTTGTAATAATCGACGCAATGTCGCTGGCTTATAAAGGTTACTACGCTTTCATTTCGAGACCTTTGTATACGAGCAAAGGCGAACCCACCTCTGCAGTCTACGGGTTCTTAAGTCAGCTGTTTAAGATACTCGAGGATACCAAGCCCGATTATGTGGCAATCGCATTCGATTCGAAGGAAAAGACTTTCCGTCACGACAGATACGAAAATTACAAGTCGTCTCGCGAAGAGATGCCCGAAGAGATGGTTCCGCAAATAGCAAGGATTAAAGAAATTATTGAAGCATTCAATATTCCGATATATATTTTGCCCGGTTACGAAGCCGACGATTTAATAGGAACCGCCGTAAGAAAAGCAGCCGAAGCCGGATTGACTGCCTATGCAATTACTCCCGACAAAGACTATGTGCAGTTGATTAATGATAGCGTTAAAGTAATTAAACCCGGAAAATCGACGGATGAAATCGTCGTTATAGACGAAAAAAAAGTTGAAGAAGAATACGGAATAAAGCCGTCGCAAATGGTCGATTATCTTGCCCTTGTAGGCGATAGCTCGGATGATATTCCCGGAGTAGCAGGTATCGGTCCCAAAACAGCGGCGCCTTTAATTCGGAAATTCGGCTCCCTTGAAAAAATTTACGAGAATCTCGATAAAATCGATAAACCTTCGGTTGTAAAAAAACTGATCGAAAATAAAGAGAACGCCTTTTTATCCAAAGAGCTCGCCACTATTAAAACCGACGTACCGTTCGATTTCAATCTGGAAGATGCGCGTTTTACAAAACCGGATTTCAACAAACTGATGAAAATTTTCGGCGAACTCGAATTCAGATCTTTTGCGGACAAATTGAAAAAAATCTACACCGACGAAAATAAGGAAATCGAAATTCCGGAAGATAACGGCGTTAAGCTTGCTCCCGAAGAATACGGCTCATTCGATAAAACGAAAATCAATTATAAGCTTATTACAACCGAAAAAGAAGCCGTAAAACTTGCGGATAAACTCTCGAAAACAGAATTGTTTGTATTCGATACCGAAACCGATTCGCTCGATATTTTCAACGCTAATCTGGCCGGGGTTTCCTTTTCCGTAAAACCCGGCGAAGCATGGTTTGTGGCCGTTAATCCAGAACGCGCTAAAGAGGAATTGTTTGCTTCCGAACTAACGGATCGTATTCCCGTCGAAAAATTCGTCGAAATTTTCAAACCTCTCTTCGGAAATGAAAATATAAAAAAGGTCTGCCAGAACGGTAAATACGACATTGCCATTATGAGAACTTACGGCATAGAAGTAAAAAATTTTTATTTCGATACGATGCTTGCAAGCTACGTTATCGATCCGGATCAAAAACACGGAATGGACGAGCTTTCAGCCAAATACCTGCAATACAAACCGATTCCGCTTATCGAATTGATCGGTTCTAAAAAAACGCCCGAAAAAATATTCGAAGCGGATTTAAATAAATTGGCGGAATACTCGTGCGAAGACGCCGACATTACATTCAGACTTTACAGGATACTCGACGATATTTTGAAAAAAGAAAAACTCGAAAAAGTCGCGTATGAAATCGAATTCCCTCTCGTACCGGTATTGGAAGATATGGAAAGAACGGGAGTAAAGATTGACGTCGAAAGTCTAAACGAATTCAGCAAGGAACTCGAAATTAAATTACAGTCGATTTCAAAAGAAATATTTTCTTACTCGGAGGAAGAATTCAACATCAATTCGACTCAACAGCTTCAAAAAGTTTTATTCGACAAGTTGAAACTACCTCAAACCACTAAAACAAAAACCGGATATTCTACCGACGCTAAGTCGTTAGAGTCGTTACGAGGCTCTCATCCGATAATCGAATTGATATTGGAATACAGACAAATTGCCAAACTGAAATCGACTTACGCCGA comes from Melioribacter roseus P3M-2 and encodes:
- the polA gene encoding DNA polymerase I — encoded protein: MGRKKFVIIDAMSLAYKGYYAFISRPLYTSKGEPTSAVYGFLSQLFKILEDTKPDYVAIAFDSKEKTFRHDRYENYKSSREEMPEEMVPQIARIKEIIEAFNIPIYILPGYEADDLIGTAVRKAAEAGLTAYAITPDKDYVQLINDSVKVIKPGKSTDEIVVIDEKKVEEEYGIKPSQMVDYLALVGDSSDDIPGVAGIGPKTAAPLIRKFGSLEKIYENLDKIDKPSVVKKLIENKENAFLSKELATIKTDVPFDFNLEDARFTKPDFNKLMKIFGELEFRSFADKLKKIYTDENKEIEIPEDNGVKLAPEEYGSFDKTKINYKLITTEKEAVKLADKLSKTELFVFDTETDSLDIFNANLAGVSFSVKPGEAWFVAVNPERAKEELFASELTDRIPVEKFVEIFKPLFGNENIKKVCQNGKYDIAIMRTYGIEVKNFYFDTMLASYVIDPDQKHGMDELSAKYLQYKPIPLIELIGSKKTPEKIFEADLNKLAEYSCEDADITFRLYRILDDILKKEKLEKVAYEIEFPLVPVLEDMERTGVKIDVESLNEFSKELEIKLQSISKEIFSYSEEEFNINSTQQLQKVLFDKLKLPQTTKTKTGYSTDAKSLESLRGSHPIIELILEYRQIAKLKSTYADSLPNLINPKTGKIHTTYNQTVVSTGRLSSNDPNLQNIPIRSDLGKEIRKAFIPSSDGNIILSADYSQIELRIMASISGDENLIAAFEQGEDIHRRTAAMVFKVAPEEVTADMRRKAKEVNFGILYGLGPFGLKNRLGISQAHAKEIFENYFNSFKKVKQFMDESIEKARQKGYAETLTGRRRYLKNINSKNRTIRQFEERVAINMPIQGTAADMIKLAMIKIFKELNDRNSKTKMILQVHDELVFDMPKKELTELKPVIKNLMETAMPLNVPIVVDIGAGSNWLDAH